A stretch of the Capsicum annuum cultivar UCD-10X-F1 chromosome 10, UCD10Xv1.1, whole genome shotgun sequence genome encodes the following:
- the LOC107844884 gene encoding dof zinc finger protein DOF2.4 — MVFSFISAYLDPSNWQQQVGYGIPNTQLPSAPPQPTPPHPLATTPPPPRPHGVVGEDSIRPGSMADRARLANIPMSEAVQKCPRCESTNTKFCYFNNYSLSQPRHFCKTCRRYWTRGGAIRSVPVGGGCRRNKRSSTNSTTTSATKSSNNNNTSKSPASSQATNSGSTSNNSCTFSSQSSAASLLGLMNPQIHPLRFMSPLGQLTDQHFTQNDNVTMNYSSFSSSSPAPVIVESTIESTNFQLGMSNNLEQWRLHQQLASQFPYNLYGGLDSSSASGSGLYHFHPTHYSSNEVGGGGGVISQIRSKVSNPMLTQLALMKMEDNQDHLATMPRQFLGHENWPSNGSHANWNELSVSFSSSSTSNVL, encoded by the exons ATggttttttcctttatttctgcTTATCTTGATCCATCCAACTGGCAACAG caAGTTGGATATGGCATCCCAAATACCCAGCTTCCATCAGCACCACCACAACCTACGCCGCCGCATCCACTAGCGACTACTCCACCACCACCTCGGCCCCATGGTGTGGTTGGTGAAGATTCAATCCGACCGGGCTCCATGGCTGACCGAGCCCGGTTAGCAAATataccaatgtcagaggcagttCAAAAATGCCCTCGCTGTGAGTCAACAAACACAAAGTTTTGCTACTTCAACAACTACAGCCTCTCCCAGCCTCGTCACTTCTGCAAGACCTGCAGAAGGTACTGGACGAGAGGAGGCGCTATAAGGAGCGTCCCAGTGGGTGGAGGTTGTCGCAGGAACAAAAGAAGCAGCACTAACAGTACTACTACTAGTGCTACTAAATCCAGCAACAATAACAATACTTCTAAATCACCAGCTTCTAGCCAAGCTACTAATTCTGGTTCCACAAGCAACAATAGTTGTACTTTTTCAAGCCAATCGTCAGCAGCTAGTTTATTAGGTCTAATGAATCCTCAAATTCATCCTCTCCGTTTCATGTCCCCTTTAGGCCAATTGACTGATCAACACTTCACCCAAAATGATAATGTTACGATGAATTACTcgtcattttcttcttcatcaccagcTCCAGTCATTGTGGAATCAACCATTGAAAGCACGAATTTTCAGCTCGGAATGAGTAACAATTTAGAGCAGTGGCGGCTACATCAACAACTGGCGAGCCAATTCCCATACAATTTGTACGGGGGATTGGATTCGTCTTCTGCTTCTGGCTCAGGGCTTTACCATTTCCACCCAACTCATTACTCAAGTAATGAggtgggtggtggtggtggtgtcaTAAGTCAAATTAGGTCAAAAGTTTCGAACCCTATGTTGACTCAGCTGGCATTGATGAAAATGGAAGACAATCAAGATCATCTAGCAACTATGCCACGACAGTTTTTAGGGCACGAAAACTGGCCAAGTAATGGTAGTCATGCTAATTGGAATGAGCTTTCCGTGAGTTTTAGCTCCTCTTCCACTAGTAATGTACTATAA